TCACGGAAGCAAACTCCAGAGCCAGGGAGAGCTTGAAGTGAGCCTCAGCGATGATCTCGGATTCCTCGGGATAGAGTTCCAGCTTGTACTTGAGCGAAGTTCGGCCGTCCTCGATGGCATTCGGGTAGCTGTAAGCGCAATGGTTAGGGCGGGGACGGACGTATTCTCAGGGCCTACACATACCGTCCATTCTCGAGAGAAATCTCGGAGAGGGCATCGTGAGTGTCAGCCAGACGCTCCTTGACGTGCCGCACGGTAGGTGAGTCGCCCTCTGcaacctccttgcccttgccagtCTCCGTCTCTTCGGTGTCCGGGTTTTCCAGTCTCTTCAGGTAGCACACTCGAGCGAGATCAAGAATCTCAAAGGCAGTGGCCaggtcgtcctcatcctcctcctcttcgccttCGGCAGCTTCCTGGAAAGGAGGTCAGCTTACAGTCCGCTTTTCCAGCTACAGGCTGGGCTACgtacctcttcttcatcagaGTCATCAAAATTCTCGTCGCCAGTAAATTGGAACAGAGGCTTCTTCGCATCAGCATCGACCTTGGAGGATTCGTCCTTCTTCGCTTCGTCCTTCTGCTCCGCGATGATGGCAATGCCTTCTTGCGTCACCTTCTGCGCCTCGGTCTGTGCgggcttcttggtcttggttcCGGCCCCCTTTCGCTTTTCGGCCGCGGCGGGCCCTCCAAGAACATCGCTCTTGCTCTGTCCGACCTTGAACAAGCTGCGACCATAATGGAAGAGGATTTCAGCGTTCTCGGGAGCAGTCTCGCCATTGAGCTCGGCCTGCAGAATGCTGGCCCTGGAGAAGACTtcggcagcctcctcatAGTTTCTGTGGGCATACAAGGCGGTTCCCTTGGCGCACAGGTCGGCGAGGGTGACCTTCTTGGAGTTGGGGTCTTGGTCGTTTGCGATGAGGAAGTCGGTGTTGGGTGTGTCGACATTGGGGGTGCCAACGGCAGGAGTTATGGTGGCGGACTCGGCCTGGTCGTCAGGCTTTGCAGAATCATCGGGCTTCGCAGAATCGCTGGCAGGAGCCTCGGCTGGGGCGCTAGCAGGCTCCTCGGCCGGCTTCTGGGGTTCGTCGATGATCTTGGGTGTCTCGTCGGCCACGGGCGCCGCCGTCTGCTCTGTAGCGTCGGCCATTGTAATGCGCACTTGCAGGAGATAGGGCAGTAGCTAGGCCAATTGATGAAGGGTATAAAGATGCAGGGTCTGATGAAGCCGATAAACTCGAGATGCTTGATGCGCGTCGTCGTTGATGCAGATGAGAGATTCGAAAAATGGCGACGGCGAGTGGAGGGTTTGCGACAAAGCTCAAAGACGACCCAGCAACGGCGACGCAGGTGGTATGACGCGCGTGGTTCGGGGGGAAAGAACGAGATTTAGCGCGTTTCATTGGTCAGAGACAGCGTTGGTGGGGCGAGAGCTCCTTCCTTTGATCGAGCTCCCTTGTCTCGCCTGCACTTGCCTTGCATAACGTATGAACCCATTGATCAGAGAAAAATGGACCAAGTTCatgatattaatattagcacAACAGATAGGGCAAGAAATGGCTGATAAAGCCAACAACTAGACACCCACGTTAGAGAGGGAGTACCTATCTACTAATAAGTACGTTCCCATGTACTGTTTTCAGTCCTTCTGAAAGGTCCAGTGTAAATCCATGGGCTCACGTTGGAGAAATTGAGTCCTACCCTACAGGTTACAGATGACATCTGAAGTTTGAGTTGTCATGTTCCTTCAGCAACATATGAAGCCGAATTGAGCTTATCGATGCCAAGGATGAGACTTGGTAAGGTTTCTTGTGAGTACCAGTGTAGTTTCCCCTCGATATCAGTCATTCCTAGGCTGTTGACGAATGCATTTGCGCACGCTCCTCCACCTTTCTTTACCCACTCATCGTGATAACAGTCATGACAAGGATGCGAACGTCGCAGCTCAACAAAACAAGGGGCTGGAAGTTGTTTCACCCAAAGGCTTGTTTGCACTTCAATGTATCGAGCCGTCTTACGGCACCATGGCGTCGATCGCTAAAGCCCAGACCTGTAGCCCCCCGCAGCGGCGCCGGGAGTTCACTAATCATCGCGGCGTGGCGCGTTCCATCTCAGGCTTCGTGCGCGACCGGCACGCGAAGTCATGTGCCCCTGGCTCAGTCGCGCACAGCACCATTGGCTCAATTGCAAGCCATACCCAGGCAGCAACGCCTCAAACCGGGGCCTGGTCAATCCGTTGAGCAACGGGCTGTGATCAGAGTTGATATTTGAACACAGGGCGGAGGCGTTAATAGCGTGAACTGTCGACTATAAATCGGCGGGGTAAGTCATTGCTTGAGATGAGAGAGTTGCCATCGCTCAAGACGCCATAGTCAAATCATCAAGAACAAACAGACTCCTCTCTTTGAACAATTGCACTAACATCAACCATGGATGAGAGCCGTGTCCAGGTGCCGTATCTTCAAATTACCCCTCAAGGGTCTATACTAAGGCCACTCTAGGAAGCCCTCGGCCAGATTTGCTGGCTTGAAGTACCCGTCCGAGACTTTGCCCGTGCCAAGAAGTTCTACACCGAAATTTTTGGCTGGGAGGTCATGGATGAGCCCGCAAAGGCCGTTGGTGATTGCGTCAAGAGCATGCACTTCTtcaacaagggcaagacTCTGCACGGGGCTTTTCTCGAGCTTGACGAACCCTACCATGTCGTCAACAACATCGCTGAACGCCCGGCCGCCTTGCCTCTGATGCCAACCCTCTGCGTCGTGGACTGCGAAGAGACACTGAAGAAGGTCGCCTCAGCCGGCGGCAAGACGGCCCTGTAAGTATCCTGTCCTGTTGGCGCCGGAGTCCAAGCCCGAGAGATACCCCGACTGATATGCCTTAAGTCCCAAGACGGCCATCGGCGGAGAGATGGGATATTTCGCCCGGCTCATTGACACGGAAGAAAACATGATTGGCATCTGGTCTCAGAAATGAGCCAAGTCTCGAGTTGGCCAAGTTGGATAGTAGCTGCGGGACCGCGTGTTGGTTGACTGATACCATCCGGTCCTTCCCACGAGTTGAATATGGAAGTAAAACCGGCTCCTTCACCCATCGTGATCAACattcatgatgatgatacGAAGTGATATGCGTGAAAGTTCCTAAAGGTGGAAAAACTCCAAGAGTCAAACTGTTACTTTGGCGAAACCATGCTGCTGACCAACCTGTCGGTACCTCAACGCCCTGGATAGGATCAGTCTCGATTGCGACTGCGGCCTTGGTTGTTCTCTATTGGATGGAATAGCGCCGTTCGGGTTGATGGCGAGATTGTGTGAGAAGGTCAAGACGAAGTAACGGAGCCTAACTCGTTAACGAAAGCTTATGCAAAACCTGCGCCTTGAGTTCTCGATCCACTGGATCGTTTTTAGAGCCAAGGCCGTTGTCAGGACGAGACCTCATTtgtgggataactgagccgcGGCCCGTGAAGCTAGGGAGCGGCGCCGCAATCCCGGTGCCAGCTGGGATGAAGTCCGGGGTCGGAGACCTTGCCGAATGATGAAACGCATTCTATTCGTTGGTGCCTCGTAATAAATCTGTAACTTATGGCCGGAACACTGAGAATCCGATGGGTGCATGCTTCAGAGATAGAGTGTGGCATGTGTTTATATGAAAACACCGCGGAACTAATTGTATGCACCAGCCACTTCGGGGTCAGAGCTTGGGTCAATATCTCGGTAAGAGAATGACCATTGATTGAAGGTAATGGAGAAAGAAATAGCATGGTATGATATGACAAGAGGGCGCCGTGACTGGACCAGAACAGCAAATGTGCCTGTCCATCGCCATAATCCAGGCTCTTGCCTCAGGTTGAGTGAAACATGGTTATCGCGATAGTAGCAACGGATGGCAAGGCAGAGTCGGTGGGTGGTCAACACGTAACATGGAGATCAAACAAACTTTGAGGATGTGACAGGTTGCGGAGattgcgtgcgtgcgtgcacACATACGTAACGTCTCTCTCGCCATGGTTGATGCCGCGATGCTCCCTAGAGGCATCAAGGCCCTGCTGGACCCTCCGTAGTCATGAACAATGGCAGAGAGTAGCACCGGAATCCACTGCAATTTTGATCCGGCCGTCTGTTGCCGGCCGTCTGCTACCGAAACATTGGCAAGCCGAGTATGCTCCCAACTCGAGTCCAATGAATGAGGTGCGAGTTAGTCGAACGAAGTACGAGATGGGTCCATCGATAGTCACGCCAGTTTGTGTCGAGTGGACTCCTGTTGTGTCATTTGGTAGCTTTGTAATTCGGGCTCCTTGAATAGAAACCTGGCCAAATCTCGTCAAAAGCAAGGCCTGAGAGTTGACCCCTGAGATAGCAAATGCATCTCGAAATGGATGCAACCTGtccttcctcttcctggACGATGGCGATGTCGTCCTGTAGCTGTGATGTCGCATGGCCTTGAAACAAGTACAAGGGTCCCCCAATTGTCCAAGGGACAAGGGGTACTCGAAACAACCGCGAACCGAATTTAAAGCATTGAAAGAATCTGCGGGGACTGTCGGCTGCGATTGGTGGATAATCGGCAACCCCCAAAGTCCAGCTATCAAGGGCCATGGAGAATCTCAAGTCCATCGCCCTCACAACCCCCCCCACCCTCGTCAAACCTGCCATCCCGTGGCGTTTTCCCTCCACTCTGTGTGGAGTGAATGAAATGGCCGAGGGGAAGGTTGTTCATCGTCTGGACTGTAGGTACTGTATGTATTACCAGAACAGAAGGAGCCTTTCTCATGCTGTCCCTTGACTTGGACCCAAGAAAGTCCGTCCACTGCAGATGAATCGTTAGTGTTGCCTTTTAGGTCATGGGTCGGCCGCTCTGGGGTCGGTTACAAGTGCGACGTTGCGGGAGTAGGTGTAGGTGTTCCATgacctgggctgggctgggctggggagGCGAAATGGCAGATTCTGGATGCATTCCACGCTTCACGATGGGGTCTCAAGACGACGGGACGGCCAGCTTTTCCGATGGCTTATCGGCAATAGATGAACTGAGAGGGATCATCACCTTACGCAACCCCCAATTCCGACCAGAACCAATACCCCCACAGAGATAGTCTCGGTGGTTCCTTCCATACCCGATGCGTACGTATGTACGGAGGAGCTCAACCGGCCACTCTTTCCTGCAGCAACGGATTGGATGGTTGATCAGCTTTCGGTACTTActtgccttgcccttgccgtccATTAATGCTTGCACACGCACTCATGGAAGGAATGGATGGCAACAGGGACTGACCCAACCTTTTCCACGCACAGATCAGAGATCAACAGTGACAACCTCCATTTGAGTTTGGTTCAGCAATTCTGACTTTGTTCATCTAAACGCGCTCCATACAGTACATGCGACCTTCTCCGCGGCATACACGCACGGGtatccatctcggcctctaTCCCTCTCTGGAGATCGTGATATATGTCTCATATCCTCAAGGTCCAAGTCAAGTCCCAAGTCTGTGGTTGATGCCGTCGGGGTCTGCATCGTTCGCCTCAGCGTAAATCGCCCTGTGGTGGAACAATTACTACGCCCCCGCCGCCTGTCTTGGTCGTCTCCCTTCCACCAACAGCAGGGCTCGAGTTTCACCCACATCCCGGTCGCAACCACTCTCGTTGATCCTGTCAAGGTCGCCCCGGGTCCCAGCTCGTCAGCTCCATCAGCTCCATCAGTCTCTGTCAGGGATCCTGTCCCTTGTTTCGCCCCGGCCGTGCCCTATCTGAGCCGGCTCAAACATCCCATCGGTCAAATATTCCTCGCTTGGCACTTTAGCGACCCAAGTCTCGCCGCAGGACATCTCGTCTTCTGCATTGCCTCGCCTGCTCTTCCGTACAGTACCCACGACTCGCCCACTTCAGCTCGACTCTTTTACTTGCTGTGCCGTCCGTCTTGCGAATTCATAGCCCAAAAGGTACCGACCTAACCAGGCGCCCTCTTATCCATACTATACCCCCTTTCCTCCGTTTTCGAGAGACTACTCAATCTCCTTCGCTCTCTTAAACTGGTCGTTCGTCTACTTCCCTCAAACCTCACCTTACCCCATATTCCGACATCGTCCCCACTGGGTCCGCCTTCAACCTGCGAACGCATACTGCATCCACTGCACGAGATCTCGTCACCTTGATTCGACTACCATTCTAACTCTAGCCCGCGCTTCAGAAACCTTTGCGGCTCTTCTCCTGCGACTCCGTCTTTCGAACCCTCTCGTACTTTGCCGACCCGAAACCGCTGCACGCCTCGAGCCGAACTCGACTTTTTGCGCCGGATATCGAAAAAGCGATATTGCATTTCGCCATACACGAACGAACCGTACTTAACCTGACGAGTTTCCGGGAATTTCTACTGCGCATTGGAAGCGCTTGCGATTGGTGGTGATGCGACTTGGTTTGGTGAAGGATATTGGGAATCTTCGGACCCCATTTGGATAAGCCACGGCGATTTATAGCTGAAGAGGTGGAACTAGTCTGTCGCACTGGGAAGGAACGACAAAAATGGCCGCCGTCCAACCGTTGATGCCTGAGCCGCCCCTCGGGCCGACACCATCTGTCACATTGAATGGCTCAGAGCCCGTCACCATGGACCTCGACCGACCGAGTCAAAGCCCAGTCATGATCAGCGAGAGTACATTTGGGAGTACGCCGGCAAGAGGAGACAACAGGATTGTCGTTATCGTCTTTGGGCCCGGACAGGATCACATTGTGTCGGTTTTCGCAGAAGTCTTGGGAACGCCTTGCAGGATAAGAGATGGGTTCGGGCGCGTTTCAGCAGAGGATCGTGGGTTTGTTGTTGGCGTTGCGGCAGGCGAGGCGAAAGGAGATGTCGCTGTGCGCAATCAGGAGCTTGTCGTTGCCATCAACGCTCACTGTGTGAACCTAGGGATGCCGCCGGACCTCCATCTTTCCGCCAGTTGCGACTATGAGTTTCTCTATACCGAATCGCCCTTCTTCCGCCGCGACCTTGCGAGGTTCATTTCTTTTACGCTCGGCCAGATCAATCATCACGAAGCGCTTATGGCGAAGCCGAGGACTTACTTCATCTCCACCACATTCCCAGACGTTCATGCTGCTCTGCCAAACATCGACATCCTCACTGTCGGCGCAGATGCCGTCGAGATCCGGGTTGATCTACTAAGAGAACCAACCGGAGATGGCAGTTTCTCGGAAGTGCCCAGTCTCAGCTATGTTGGCGAGCAGGTAATGCTTCTTCGCCAGCGGACAGAGCTCCCTATCATTTTCACGACCCGATGCACAAGGGAGAATGGGAGATTTCCGATGGACAAGCCCGAGATTTACTACGAATACCTCTATCGTGCTATCCAATGGGGCGTGGAATACATCGATGTAGAGCTGTGGTTGCCCGAGGAAATTCGAAAGAAGCTATATGAGCGCCGGGGCAACTCGCGCATCATGTCGGCCTTTCATGACTTTTCCGGGACCTTTCGATGGCCGTCCAAGTATGCCCAGGAGGTGTTTGAGAGGTCAAGGCAGTACGCGGATATTATCAAGATGATTGCCATTATTAACGAGCATAACGAGAACTTTGAGTTGGAGTATTTCCGTTCCAAGATGCGCGCAGAGTACCCCGACGCTCCCCCCTTTTCTGCGGTCAACATGGGCGAGACTGGACAGTTCTCGAGAACATTGAACCCCGTCTTTACACCCATCACACACCCGCTTCTCCCCATAATAGCCGCTCCTGGTCAGTTGAGTGCGGCTGAGATCAACGCTGCTCTGTCTCTGTTGGGCCAGCTACCAAGAAAACACATCTATGGAATCAACAGCACAACTTCTCGATGCGCCACTCCCCAGGCGCCATTCTACGAAAAATGTATCAACGAACTAGGCCTTCCTCACCATTTCGCAGTTGTCGAGAGGCACCCCAATAACCCTGGAAGCATGGAAGCTTGGTGCAATCAGAAGCATTTCGGGGGCGCATACCTCAACCCTGGGCTACCACATCACACATTGATAAAGAACAGTCCCTTTTTCGCAGCGCTAAATG
This region of Fusarium falciforme chromosome 5, complete sequence genomic DNA includes:
- a CDS encoding VOC domain-containing protein, which translates into the protein MDESRVQEALGQICWLEVPVRDFARAKKFYTEIFGWEVMDEPAKAVGDCVKSMHFFNKGKTLHGAFLELDEPYHVVNNIAERPAALPLMPTLCVVDCEETLKKVASAGGKTALPKTAIGGEMGYFARLIDTEENMIGIWSQK
- a CDS encoding SHNi-TPR domain-containing protein — its product is MADATEQTAAPVADETPKIIDEPQKPAEEPASAPAEAPASDSAKPDDSAKPDDQAESATITPAVGTPNVDTPNTDFLIANDQDPNSKKVTLADLCAKGTALYAHRNYEEAAEVFSRASILQAELNGETAPENAEILFHYGRSLFKVGQSKSDVLGGPAAAEKRKGAGTKTKKPAQTEAQKVTQEGIAIIAEQKDEAKKDESSKVDADAKKPLFQFTGDENFDDSDEEEEAAEGEEEEDEDDLATAFEILDLARVCYLKRLENPDTEETETGKGKEVAEGDSPTVRHVKERLADTHDALSEISLENGRYPNAIEDGRTSLKYKLELYPEESEIIAEAHFKLSLALEFASVTVADDDGTGAKREEMDQSLRDEAVKEMELAIKSSKLKLQNKEVELATMASPEDNELARKSIQEMKEVIGDMEQRLVDLRNDPIDAAGLLGADATPLGGILGAALGESAAETKARVEEAKKTATDLSGLVRKKNKEAPAPAAAPEAESNGKRKAEEPAEESEAKKAKVEA